Proteins from a genomic interval of Garra rufa chromosome 4, GarRuf1.0, whole genome shotgun sequence:
- the LOC141333382 gene encoding uncharacterized protein — protein sequence MTLKEESQELNEKEDDLQHEKHDFMSGEKSYSCSHTKKKAQKTAIKRSGFTCQRCGKTFSRKEYLKVHMRIHTGERPFTCQQCGKRFTERGHLNVHMRIHSGERPYSCQQCGRSFSQKCKLQNHMKTHTGEKPYACSQCERSFAHKHSLDAHIRVHTGEKPYTCNLCGKSFGRKSSLNKHTNIHSGEKTFMCSQCPRSFTHKYCLDVHMKTHTREKLFTCQQCGKRFTEKRALQTHMTIHIGEKPFTCQQCGKSFTQKRSLNRHMKIHTGEKPDQSFDRN from the coding sequence atgacactgaaagaggagagtcaagaactcaatgaaaaggAAGATGATCTCCAgcatgagaaacatgatttcatgtCTGGAGAAAAATCATATAGTTGCTCACATactaaaaaaaaagcacaaaagacAGCAATAAAAAGAAGTGGTTTTACCTGCCAACGGTGTGGAAAAACTTTCAGCAGAAAGGaataccttaaagtccacatgagaattcacactggagaaagacctttcacctgtcaacagtgtggaaagagatttactGAAAGAGGACACCTTAATGttcacatgagaatccactctggagaaagaccttacagctgccaacagtgtggaaggagtttcagtcaaaaatgcAAACTTCAAAaccacatgaaaactcacactggagagaagccttatgcatgctctcaatgtgaaaggagttttgcacataaacacagccttgatgcccacatcagagttcacactggagaaaagccttacacctgcaaccTATGCGGAAAGAGCTTTGGTCGAAAATCAAGCCTTAATAAACACACGAACATTCACAGCGGAGAAAAAACTTTCATGTGTTCTCAATGTCCAAGGAGTTTTACACATAAATATTGCCTTGatgtccacatgaaaactcataCTAGAGAGAAACTTTTCACTTGTCAACAATGTGGCAAGAGATTCACAGAAAAAAGAGCACTTCAAACACACATGACAATTCACattggagaaaagcctttcacctgtcaacaatgtggaaagagcttcactcAAAAAAGAAGCCTTAATAgacacatgaagattcacactggagaaaagcctgatCAGAGTTTTGACAGAAATTGA